The following coding sequences lie in one Streptomyces xiamenensis genomic window:
- a CDS encoding PhoH family protein has translation MVTSKKRLSERRMYVLDTSVLLADPSAMTRFDEHEVVLPVVVITELEAKRHHPELGYFARQVLRRLDEYRVRYGRLDHPLPIGDLGGTLRVELNHSDPAILPPAMLTGRGQLLDNDTRILAVARNLQAEGHDVTVVSKDLPLRIKASSVGLAAEEYRAELAITDSGWTGMMDITMPGESVDELFASESVFDPQAAELPVHTGLVISSERGRALGRVAPEGRVKLVRGDREAFGIHGRSAEQRVALDLLLDPDVGIVSMGGRAGTGKSALALCAGLEAVLERRQHRKVMVFRPLYAVGGQDLGYLPGTEAEKMNPWAQAVFDTLSAVTTREVIEEVVARGMLEVLPLTHIRGRSLHDAFVIVDEAQSLERNVLLTVLSRIGQDSRVVLTHDVAQRDNLRVGRYDGVVAVVEKLKGHPLFAHVTLTRSERSPIAALVTEMLEEGRV, from the coding sequence GTGGTGACCAGCAAGAAGCGCCTCAGCGAGCGGCGCATGTACGTCCTCGACACCAGTGTCCTCCTGGCCGACCCATCAGCGATGACCCGTTTCGACGAGCACGAAGTGGTGCTCCCGGTGGTCGTCATCACCGAACTGGAGGCCAAGCGCCACCACCCGGAGCTGGGGTACTTCGCCCGCCAGGTGCTGCGTCGGCTGGACGAGTACCGGGTGCGGTACGGCCGCCTCGACCATCCCCTGCCCATCGGTGACCTCGGCGGTACCCTGCGGGTGGAGCTGAACCACTCGGATCCGGCCATTCTGCCGCCGGCCATGCTGACCGGCCGCGGGCAGTTGCTGGACAACGACACCCGCATCCTGGCCGTGGCCCGCAATCTCCAGGCGGAGGGTCACGATGTGACGGTGGTCTCCAAGGACCTGCCGCTGCGCATCAAGGCGTCCTCGGTCGGTCTGGCCGCCGAGGAGTACCGCGCGGAACTGGCCATCACCGATTCCGGCTGGACCGGGATGATGGACATCACGATGCCCGGCGAGAGCGTGGACGAACTGTTCGCCTCCGAGAGCGTCTTCGATCCGCAGGCCGCCGAGCTGCCGGTGCACACCGGTCTGGTGATCTCCTCCGAGCGCGGCCGGGCGCTGGGCCGGGTGGCGCCCGAGGGCCGGGTGAAGCTGGTGCGCGGGGACCGGGAGGCGTTCGGTATCCACGGCCGCAGCGCCGAGCAGCGGGTCGCCCTGGATCTGCTGCTCGACCCGGACGTCGGCATCGTGTCGATGGGCGGCCGGGCCGGCACCGGCAAGTCGGCGCTGGCGCTGTGCGCGGGCCTGGAGGCGGTCCTGGAGCGCCGCCAGCACCGCAAGGTGATGGTGTTCCGGCCGCTGTACGCGGTGGGCGGCCAGGATCTCGGCTACCTGCCGGGCACCGAGGCCGAGAAGATGAACCCCTGGGCGCAGGCCGTCTTCGACACCCTCTCGGCGGTGACGACCCGTGAGGTCATCGAGGAGGTGGTGGCGCGCGGGATGCTGGAGGTGCTGCCGCTCACCCACATCAGGGGCCGTTCGCTGCACGACGCGTTCGTCATCGTCGACGAGGCCCAGTCGCTGGAGCGCAACGTGCTGCTGACGGTGCTCTCCCGGATCGGTCAGGACTCCCGGGTGGTGCTCACCCACGACGTGGCGCAGCGTGACAACCTGCGGGTGGGGCGGTACGACGGTGTGGTGGCGGTGGTGGAGAAGCTCAAGGGGCACCCGCTGTTCGCGCACGTCACCCTGACGCGCTCCGAGCGCTCCCCGATCGCCGCGCTGGTGACCGAAATGCTGGAGGAGGGGCGGGTTTAG
- a CDS encoding aggregation-promoting factor C-terminal-like domain-containing protein yields the protein MSRISVRGFAVASATAVTTVGAAVGVASGDEQGGVSDIEFAAADATLLADIPAAPNAQLHTASLVQQAESQADVADVQTRKAAEEAARVQAASDAQERRERAEQEAREQAEREAEEERQREAAEAASRAASRASAPVQSSYSKAEIQAIARDIVAADQFQCFSTIVERESGWNHTATNPSSGAYGLMQALPGTKMASAGADWQTNPATQIRWGLNYMNERYGSPCGAWEFWQVNHWY from the coding sequence GTGAGCCGGATTTCGGTCCGGGGATTCGCCGTGGCGTCTGCTACCGCGGTCACAACCGTCGGTGCTGCCGTCGGTGTTGCCTCGGGAGACGAGCAGGGCGGCGTCAGCGACATCGAGTTCGCCGCCGCCGACGCGACGCTGCTGGCGGACATACCCGCTGCCCCGAATGCCCAGCTGCACACCGCGTCGCTGGTCCAGCAGGCGGAGTCGCAGGCGGACGTCGCCGACGTCCAGACCCGTAAGGCGGCCGAGGAGGCCGCCCGGGTGCAGGCCGCCTCGGATGCCCAGGAGCGGCGCGAGCGTGCCGAGCAGGAGGCCAGGGAGCAGGCGGAGCGCGAGGCGGAGGAAGAGCGCCAGCGCGAGGCGGCGGAGGCCGCCAGCAGGGCCGCCTCACGGGCTTCCGCGCCCGTCCAGTCCTCGTACAGCAAGGCGGAGATCCAGGCGATCGCCCGGGACATCGTGGCGGCCGACCAGTTCCAGTGCTTCTCCACGATCGTGGAGCGCGAGAGCGGCTGGAACCACACCGCCACCAACCCCTCCTCCGGCGCGTACGGCCTGATGCAGGCGCTGCCGGGCACGAAGATGGCCTCGGCCGGCGCCGACTGGCAGACCAACCCCGCCACCCAGATCCGCTGGGGTCTGAACTACATGAACGAGCGCTACGGCAGCCCGTGTGGCGCATGGGAGTTCTGGCAGGTCAATCACTGGTACTGA
- a CDS encoding AI-2E family transporter produces the protein MSGVSRFKTGLARLNSRVSAYRAAAEREIQRREREAEERVAGRAEDGGGGYEHLEARVRRTVAPDVPGLVEGPPAGEGGASAGSGAGASAGGHGGGAGPGDAQPPATPERPAPDAVIPWGVRVAAEAGWRILVLAAVVWVLIQVVSAISLLVIAFAAGLLVTALLQPFVGRLKRLGVGRGLSTAIVSIGGFLVMGGVGWFVVWQVIENTDRLVEQVQDGIDQLRDWVLQLPFGVTEENINETVDNLNSWITDHSDELTSAGLEGINYLTQFLSGAGVALFVTLFLLYDGRGVWYWFLKLVPAQAREGVAGAGPRAWITLTGYVRGTVLVALIDALGIGIGLFVLEVPMAVPLAVIVFLSAFVPLVGAIASGALAVVVALVTNGLFTALMVLCVVLLVQQVEGHILQPFILGRLVKVHPLAVVLAVTAGTLLAGIPGAVVAVPLVAVANTVVGYLRAYQAEADLRNGPSGATIAPLAPVRPAPPVSAPGDELGGAGRDGDRPRD, from the coding sequence ATGTCTGGAGTGAGCCGGTTCAAGACCGGCCTGGCGCGGCTGAACTCGCGCGTGTCGGCCTATCGGGCCGCCGCGGAGCGCGAGATTCAGCGCCGGGAGCGGGAGGCGGAGGAGCGGGTCGCGGGGCGCGCCGAGGACGGCGGGGGTGGGTACGAACATCTGGAGGCGCGGGTCCGGCGGACCGTGGCCCCGGATGTGCCGGGGCTCGTCGAGGGCCCGCCGGCCGGTGAGGGCGGGGCCTCCGCCGGGAGCGGTGCGGGGGCGAGCGCGGGCGGCCACGGCGGGGGAGCCGGGCCGGGCGACGCGCAGCCGCCGGCCACCCCTGAGCGTCCGGCGCCCGATGCCGTGATCCCGTGGGGCGTCCGGGTCGCGGCCGAGGCCGGCTGGCGGATCCTGGTGCTGGCGGCCGTGGTGTGGGTGCTGATCCAGGTGGTGTCGGCGATCAGCCTGCTGGTGATCGCGTTCGCCGCCGGGCTGCTGGTCACCGCGCTGCTCCAGCCGTTCGTGGGGCGGCTGAAAAGGCTCGGGGTGGGGCGCGGGCTGTCCACCGCGATCGTCTCCATCGGCGGCTTCCTGGTGATGGGCGGCGTCGGCTGGTTCGTGGTCTGGCAGGTCATCGAGAACACCGACCGGCTGGTGGAGCAGGTCCAGGACGGCATCGACCAGCTGCGCGACTGGGTGCTGCAGCTGCCGTTCGGGGTGACCGAGGAGAACATCAACGAGACCGTCGACAATCTCAACAGCTGGATCACCGATCACAGTGACGAGCTGACCTCGGCCGGTCTGGAGGGCATCAACTACCTCACCCAGTTCCTGTCCGGCGCCGGTGTGGCGCTGTTCGTGACGCTGTTCCTGCTCTACGACGGACGCGGGGTGTGGTACTGGTTCCTGAAGCTGGTGCCGGCCCAGGCGCGCGAGGGTGTGGCGGGCGCCGGGCCGCGGGCGTGGATCACGCTCACCGGCTATGTGCGCGGCACGGTGCTGGTGGCGCTGATCGACGCGCTGGGCATCGGCATCGGGCTGTTCGTGCTGGAGGTGCCGATGGCGGTGCCGCTGGCCGTCATCGTGTTCCTGTCGGCGTTCGTGCCGCTGGTCGGCGCCATCGCCTCGGGCGCGCTGGCCGTGGTGGTGGCGCTGGTGACCAACGGCCTGTTCACGGCGCTGATGGTGCTGTGCGTGGTGCTGCTGGTGCAGCAGGTCGAGGGGCACATCCTCCAGCCGTTCATCCTGGGCCGGCTGGTGAAGGTGCATCCGCTGGCCGTGGTGCTCGCGGTGACCGCGGGCACGCTGCTGGCCGGTATCCCGGGCGCGGTGGTGGCCGTGCCGCTGGTCGCGGTGGCCAACACGGTGGTCGGCTATCTGCGTGCCTATCAGGCGGAGGCCGATCTGCGGAACGGTCCGTCGGGGGCGACCATAGCGCCGCTGGCGCCGGTGCGGCCGGCCCCACCGGTGAGCGCTCCGGGGGACGAGCTCGGCGGCGCCGGACGCGACGGCGACCGGCCCCGGGACTGA
- a CDS encoding endonuclease/exonuclease/phosphatase family protein: MTVPEETGADTPTPKKTWRPLTWWLGEDARGRSVWGRGRVLAALAVLTGGLLAFPGAVPNTPGRLGSLLESFLPWLGLVIVVLFGLAVLRRSATALIAVLLPVVAWASLFGGLVRSAQAGDADLVVVQHNVSDENEDPAGAARALVDAGADLIALQELLPSALPVYREELAARYPYHEVRGTVGLWSVHPLSGTRVVDIKPRDIEEYWSRGMRTVVHAPQGEFAAYVAHLPSVRLGGGGFASARRDESAERLARAIEAEEQARVVLLGDLNGTVEDRGLAPLTSRLNVPESGFAFSFPASFPVARIDQVMARSATVSRIHTLPAVGSDHLPVVAQLRWE; this comes from the coding sequence ATGACCGTGCCGGAGGAGACCGGGGCGGATACGCCGACGCCGAAGAAGACCTGGCGCCCGCTGACGTGGTGGCTGGGCGAGGATGCCCGGGGCCGGTCGGTCTGGGGCCGGGGGCGGGTGCTCGCGGCGCTGGCGGTGCTGACGGGCGGACTGTTGGCGTTCCCCGGCGCCGTCCCCAACACACCGGGCCGTCTTGGCAGTCTGCTGGAGTCCTTCCTGCCCTGGCTCGGCCTGGTGATCGTGGTGCTGTTCGGTCTCGCGGTGCTGCGGCGTTCTGCCACCGCGCTGATCGCTGTGCTGCTGCCGGTGGTCGCCTGGGCCTCTCTCTTCGGCGGGCTGGTCCGGTCGGCGCAGGCCGGTGACGCCGATCTCGTCGTGGTGCAGCACAACGTGAGCGACGAGAACGAGGACCCGGCGGGCGCCGCCCGCGCCCTGGTGGACGCGGGGGCCGATCTCATCGCGCTCCAGGAGCTGTTGCCCTCGGCGTTGCCCGTCTATCGGGAGGAGCTGGCCGCGCGGTATCCGTACCACGAGGTCCGGGGCACCGTGGGGCTCTGGTCCGTCCACCCGCTGAGCGGCACCCGGGTCGTGGACATCAAGCCCCGGGACATCGAGGAGTACTGGAGCCGGGGGATGCGGACCGTGGTCCACGCGCCACAGGGCGAGTTCGCGGCGTATGTCGCGCATCTGCCGTCGGTGCGTCTGGGGGGCGGCGGGTTCGCGTCCGCCCGGCGTGACGAGAGCGCCGAACGGCTGGCGCGGGCCATCGAGGCCGAGGAGCAGGCCCGGGTGGTCCTGCTGGGCGACCTCAACGGCACGGTCGAGGACCGTGGCCTGGCGCCGCTGACGTCCCGGCTGAACGTTCCGGAGAGCGGCTTCGCCTTCAGCTTCCCCGCGTCCTTCCCCGTGGCCAGGATCGACCAGGTCATGGCGCGCTCCGCGACGGTCTCCCGTATTCACACGCTGCCCGCTGTCGGCAGTGACCATCTGCCGGTGGTCGCCCAGCTCCGGTGGGAGTGA